ATGTTGTTGCAGCTCTTAAGGGAACTAAGTTTGATCAGGTGAAGATCTTAACCGGTCGTTATGGTTTAGGTTCCAAGGACACAACACCAACTCAGATCGTTGCTGTTTATGATAACAAGGAGAAGAGTCCGTTTACGATCGGTATTGTAGATGATGTGACCCATCTATCTCTTGAGACAGGCACACCAATCGTTACCACTCCGGAAGGAACTTCAAACTGTAAGTTCTGGGGTCTTGGCGCAGATGGTACCGTAGGTGCCAACAAAAACTCCATCAAGATCATCGGTGACAACACAGACATGTACGCTCAGGCTTACTTTGATTATGACTCCAAGAAGTCCGGCGGTGTTACCATGTCTCACTTACGTTTTGGACACAAGCCGATCAAGTCCACTTACCTGATCCGTCAGGCTAACTTTGTGGCTTGTCACAATCCTGCTTATATCCGTAAGTACAACATGGTTCAGGAACTGGTTGACGGCGGTGTCTTCTTATTAAACTGCCCATGGGATGCAGCTGGTCTTGAGAAGCATCTTCCAGGACAGGTGAAGAAGTACATTGCTGACCACAATATCAGATTCTACACCATCGACGGTGTAAAGATCGGTATTGAGACCGGTATGGGCCAGACACGTATCAACACCATCCTTCAGTCCGCATTCTTCGAGCTGACCGGAATCATTCCTTCCGAGAAGGCGAACGAACTGATGAAGGCTGCTGCAAAGGCAACCTACGGACGTAAGGGTGAAGAAATCGTTATGAAGAACTGGGCAGCCATCGATGCAGGTGCAAAGGGCGTTATTAAGGTAGACGTTCCTGAAAGCTGGAAAAACTGCGAAGATGAAGGTCTTGATTATAAGTTTATTACGGAAGGCAGAAAGGATGCCGTTGATTTCGTTAATAACATTCAGTCTAAGGTAAATGCACAGGAAGGAAATTCCCTGCCTGTATCCGCATTCAGCGATTATGTCAATGGTTCCACACCATCCGGCTCTTCCGCATACGAGAAGCGCGGTATTGCAGTTACTATTCCTGGCTGGGTTCCAGAAAACTGTATCCAGTGTAACTTCTGTTCCTATGTATGTCCTCACGCTGTTATCCGTTCCGTAGCTCTGACTGAGGAAGAAGCAGCAAGAAAGCCAGAGGAGATGAAGACTCTTCCGATGACAGGCATGCCAGGATACCAGTTCGCTGTGACTGTATCCGCATTTGACTGTACAGGCTGTGGTTCCTGTGCAAACGTATGTCCTGGAAAGAAGGGCGAGAAGGCTCTTGTTATGGTCAACATGGAAGAAAACTGCGAAGAGAAGCAGAAAGTATATGATTTCGGCCAGACACTTCCGATCAAGCAGGAAGTTATCGACAAGTTTAAAGAGAATACCGTTAAGGGCAGCCAGTTCAAGAAACCTCTTCTTGAGTTCTCAGGAGCATGTGCAGGCTGTGGCGAGACACCTTATGCAAAACTGATCACCCAGTTATTCGGCGACAGAATGTATATTGCAAACGCAACCGGATGTACTTCTATCTGGGGCAACTCCTCACCATCCACACCGTATACCGTAAATGCAAAGGGACAGGGTCCTGCATGGGCAAACTCCTTATTCGAAGATAATGCAGAGTTCGGTTATGGTATGATGCTGGCTCAGAGCGCTATCAGAGGCGGCTTAAAGGCCAAAGTTGAAGAGGTTATGAATTCCGAGAAGGCTTCCGATGAAATTAAGGCAGCTTGTAAGGAATACCTGGATACATTTGAGGCAGGCGCAACCAATGGTTCTGCAACCGATAAGTTAGTTGCAGCATTAGACGGCATTGAGTGTGATACATGCAAGACTATCATTAAGGATAAGGATTTCCTTGCTAAGAAATCTCAGTGGATATTCGGTGGCGACGGCTGGGCTTATGATATCGGCTTCGGCGGTGTTGACCACGTACTTGCAAGCGGCAGGGATATTAACGTTATGGTATTTGATACAGAGATCTATTCCAATACCGGCGGACAGTCCTCTAAGGCTACCAAGACAGGTGCTGTTGCACAGTTCGCAGCAGGCGGTAAGGAAACAAGAAAGAAAGATCTTGCAAGTATCGCTATGAG
This genomic stretch from Lacrimispora sphenoides harbors:
- the nifJ gene encoding pyruvate:ferredoxin (flavodoxin) oxidoreductase, with amino-acid sequence MARKMKTMDGNHAAAHASYAFTDVAAIYPITPSSPMAEATDEWATDGRTNIFGQKVQITEMQSEAGAAGAVHGSLAAGALTTTYTASQGLLLMIPNLYKIAGEQLPGVINVSARAVASHALSIFGDHSDVYACRQTGCAMLCESSVQEVMDLTPVAHMAALEGKVPFINFFDGFRTSHEIQKIETWDYEDLEEMVSMDAIDEFRRRALNPNHPELRGSAQNPDIFFQAREACNPYYDALPAIVQKYMDKVNAKIGTDYKLFNYYGAPDAEHVIISMGSVNDTIEETLDYLLASGNKVGVIKVRLYRPFSAQAFIDAIPDTVKTISVLDRTKEPGSLGEPLYLDVVAALKGTKFDQVKILTGRYGLGSKDTTPTQIVAVYDNKEKSPFTIGIVDDVTHLSLETGTPIVTTPEGTSNCKFWGLGADGTVGANKNSIKIIGDNTDMYAQAYFDYDSKKSGGVTMSHLRFGHKPIKSTYLIRQANFVACHNPAYIRKYNMVQELVDGGVFLLNCPWDAAGLEKHLPGQVKKYIADHNIRFYTIDGVKIGIETGMGQTRINTILQSAFFELTGIIPSEKANELMKAAAKATYGRKGEEIVMKNWAAIDAGAKGVIKVDVPESWKNCEDEGLDYKFITEGRKDAVDFVNNIQSKVNAQEGNSLPVSAFSDYVNGSTPSGSSAYEKRGIAVTIPGWVPENCIQCNFCSYVCPHAVIRSVALTEEEAARKPEEMKTLPMTGMPGYQFAVTVSAFDCTGCGSCANVCPGKKGEKALVMVNMEENCEEKQKVYDFGQTLPIKQEVIDKFKENTVKGSQFKKPLLEFSGACAGCGETPYAKLITQLFGDRMYIANATGCTSIWGNSSPSTPYTVNAKGQGPAWANSLFEDNAEFGYGMMLAQSAIRGGLKAKVEEVMNSEKASDEIKAACKEYLDTFEAGATNGSATDKLVAALDGIECDTCKTIIKDKDFLAKKSQWIFGGDGWAYDIGFGGVDHVLASGRDINVMVFDTEIYSNTGGQSSKATKTGAVAQFAAGGKETRKKDLASIAMSYGYVYVAQIAMGADYAQTVKAIAEAEAYPGPSLIIAYAPCISHGIKKGMSKAQTEEKLAVECGYWNNFRYNPAAEKKFTLDSKAPALEGYQEFLKGEVRYASLAMKNPERAAELFAKNEADAKERYEYLRKLVTLYGND